The genome window GGGCGTACGATCAACAAGAGCGGAACACCACGATCCTGGACGATTGGTCGCGCGCGCAGACGTATCGCCTCAAAGTCACCTGGGAGGGCAACCGCCTCAGCTATTACCGCGACGGCGTGCTGCAAGCCACGCACACGCACGCCGCGCCGATGCAGTTGCGCTACGTTTTTCTCGGCCGCGATTTCACCGTGGGCACCGATCTCATCACCGGCTTCAAGAACAATCAATACGGCGCGATGATCGGTCCGATTTATTCGAACCTGATCGTCACCGCAAACCTCTCCGCGGAGGATGAAACGCCGCCGCAAGTTTCTGGCATCACGATTCGCGATCGCTATGCCAACGGCGTGCGGCTGGCCTGGTCCACCAATGAAGCGGCAGTATGCTTCATTGAGTATGGCGCTACGACTGCTTTCAGTCAGAAAACGAAGGTGTTGGGCCCGCCGGATTCGAGCTTCAGCGTCACCCTCGCAGACCTGCGGCCCAATCAGACTTACTACTATCGCATCACTGCCGTCGACAACGCCGGCAACCGCTTCACCAGCGGCACGCAGACCTTCATCACCATGGCGCGCGGCTTGTATGTTTTCAAACCGAGCGCCGACACCTATGTCGAAACCGCCGGCTTGTACGCCACCCGGCGCGACTACGGCAATTACGGCTGGATGAATTTGGGCGCGGGCAAAGGCCGTGAATGCTACCTGCGTTTCGCCGTCGCCGGCCTGGATTCCGCAATCGTCTCGGCTGCGCTGCGGCTGCACGGCCGCCAATCCGGAATCGGCGGCAATCTGGTGCGTGCCTTGAACACTGCGTGGGAAGAGAACAGCGTGACCTGGCTCTCCAAACCGGTGGTTGCCGGCGCAGTTTTGGACACCCTCAGCATTGTGCAGGAGAAAGAGTGGCACAGCGCTAACGTCACCGCGGCCGTCACCGGCAACGGAACTTTCGACTTTGCGCTGATCGGCAGCGGACCTGATTTCGTATCCTTCGATTCGCGCGAATCGCCCAATGCCCAGCCGGAACTGATTATCGCGCAAAAAGGCTATGAGGCCAGCATACCCTCCGTGCCGCTGTACGGCGTGCACGAGATTATGCTGAATGCAAACCAGACCGGCACAAACCCATATCTCGACAGCCCGGCCGTCACCGTGACGTTCACCGGTGTTGACGGTGCGGCCCGGGGACAGACGTTGAGCCTGAATGGTTTTTGGGACGGCGGCAGTGTCTATCGCGTGCGCCTCTCGCCGCCGGCGTGGGGTGAATGGCAGTGGTCGTCTTCCTCCAGCGAGGCCGGGCTGCATGGCAAAACTGGGCGGCTGGTGTGTGAGGGCCGCTTGCCGGCCGGCCATGCGAACGCCGGCGGACCGCTGCGCCAAGCCACCGCATTCCCTTACTCGCTGGAAACCACGGAAGGCCGGCCCGTCTTTCTGCTCGGCGACACGCAATGGTCGTTTGCGAGTGCGAAAATATCCTGGCCGGTTGAATTCAAAACTTATGTCGATGCGCGCGCAGCGCAGGGATTCAATTATGTGCACGGCCAGTTGTATGCGTTGCGGCCCGACAGCAATGATTTCAACGAGGGCGGGCAGGCATTCATCAACCGCGATGTCGATCGCCTCAATCCCGGCTATTGGCAGGCCTTTGACCGGCGCCTGGCTTACTTGAATGAGATGGGATTGACCGCCGGCCTGATGTTCGCTTGGGCCAATGAGGGCTGGCAGAGATTCGCCACCAGCGCGCAGGTCGACCGTTACGTCCAGTATTTAATCAACCGCTATGCCGCTTACAATCTCATCTGGATTCTCGCCGGAGAGTATGAAGAAGCGGCGGTGCCGGGCGGCTACGATCGTCTCGGCGAGTTCGTCAAGTCCAATGATCCTTACCGCCATCCGATTACAACCCACACGATCGACACCAATGCCGATGATTTTGGCACTGCTTCGTGGCTGACCGCGATCTATCAGCAAGTCCCCGATCCCAGCCGGATCACCACGGACCGGCGCTACAACAAACCGGTGATCAATTCCGAGTTTGGCTATGAAGGCGATCAATCGGCGGAAGAAGTGCGCCAGGATGCCTGGGAGATCGTAATGCGCGGCGGGTTTTTGGTTTATGGCAACACCACGACCTTCCACCACAATGCGGTGATGTCACAAGCGAATCTCTACTCTGCCGGCGCACGGTTCATGACGCTGCTCAAGAATTTCTGGACGAACAACGGCCGCTATGCCCTCAATTGGTGGCGCTATTCACGCTTCGAAGCGCTGCCCAATGAGCGCTGGCTGGCCGGGCTGCCCGGCGCGGAGTATGTCGTGTATGTCGAGAATGCCCTGCCTTTCCGCGTGAATCTCGGCGAGGCCTCCGGCACGCTCAGCGGCCAATGGTACAACACCCGCACCGGCGAGTGGAGCGGAATGATTTTCGGCGCGGCGAGTGACACCTTTGCACTGACCCCGCCGGGCGCGGGCTATGCCGCATTTCTGAGCACGGGTACCAGCAGCTCGCCGAGCATGAAATGCCAGCCTTCGGCCGCACCCGCGACGCTCGGCTTGCCGGAGTGTTTCGAGCTGGCGCAGAACTATCCCAACCCGTTCCGCAGCGAAACTGCAATCAAGCTGGCGTTGCCGGAGCAAGGCCGGGTAGAGGCCGTGGTTTACGATCTGGCGGGCCGGGAGGTCACGCGTTTGTATGACGGCAATCTGCCGCCGGGCTACCACGTGCTGCGCTGGAGCGGCAATCACACCGCCGGCGAGAGCCTGAGCAGCGGCATCTACTTACTGCGCGTGATCTATACCTCTTCCGGCAATGGCCGGGAAGTGATGACGAAGCGGGTCTTGTATTTGAAATGAACGGCACGACTCTCATCGCCCCCAAAGCGTCATGCTCGGGCGCTGCCCTGCTCACTTGCGCAGCGGCGGCGCCTGGTTCCCACCATCTGAATTCTGCAGGCAGTCACGGCGGCTTGTATTTTCCTGCATGATTCCGCAAGCAAACCTTGTCGCGGTGCAGCAACCCACCTCCCACGGACGGCCTCACCTGTTTCTTCCAGTCTGCAAAATCCGTTGCGTCTGTGCTGCCGCTCCTGTAGACGCGAGTGCGCGAGGAGTCAGCATCCGATGTGATGCAGCCGAGTGACTTCCAACTCTTGACTGCTTGACCTGCCATTGTCTCCCAAAGGAGGCCCCGTGAACCTGCGTGACATCAACTGGCGGCGGGCCGCGCTGCTCGCCGTTGTCGTTTTGCTGAATCCCGGCCGCGCGGCATTGGCGCCGGCGCAGTCCAACAATCCCACCGCCTCGCAACTTCTCGGCACCTTTGAATGGCGCTCGGACCCGGCAGGCGGTGCCAACCGCTTCGACGAGGCGATCATCGCCTTCACCGTGCGGGAGCTGCCGGACGGGCGGTTGCAGGTTTCTGCTCGAGTGGACATGGGTGAAGGCAAGGCCGGGGATGATTATCTCATCAACCCCTATCTGCGGTTGCATTTTGACAAGCAATATCTTCTGCGCGGCACGGTCGGCGGCAAGCGAGCCGAACCCAGCCCGGCGCGGTTGGCGCCCTTTGCAACCGAGCTGGTCTTTGCCAAACCGCAGGGTCCGGTCGAGGGCTGGCACGCCGGCTATGAATCCTACGTCGATGGCTCGCATGTTCGCGACACCGGCAAAGGTGAGGAGGAAAGCGAAGGTTTGTTTGATGCCGTCGCGCCCGCGATCAGTGCGGTGCGGCTGCTGAACGCCTCGCAAACCGCCGCCACCCTGCGCTGGGAAACCGACGAGCCGGCATTCGCACAAGTTGAGTTCGGCCCGACCGCCGGCTATGGCAGCGCCTCGGCAGCGACCACAGAGCCGGCCACCACTCACACCGTGCAATTGGCGAATCTGCTGCCGAACACGCTTTATCACTATCGCGCCCAGGTCTGGGATGCGGCCGGCAACACGGCAGTCTCACCGGATTTCACCTTCACCAGCGCCCTGAATGCACCCGACACGCTCACGGCTTATGACGATTTCGAGCGCACGGACCTCGGCCCGGACTGGACGCGCGAACCGCAATACTGGACGATCACCGACGGCGAGCTCGATCACACGCCCGAGGCCTGGAAGTCGTGGCGCTATCTCACGGTGTATAACGCAGTGAGCAACGGCGATGGCCGCGAGATTATCGAAGTGTCTTACCGCTGGGGCAAGAATGTGACGGCGTTGGGCGTGCGCGAAGGCGCGCTCGCGCTGATGGTGGATGAGGACAGTCCGCACGCGAACGGGTATTGGATTTGGCATCGTTACAGCCAGGTCTGGCTGTGGACTATCAACAACGGGGAGTACGTCGGCGGACTCGATCTCGGGCGCTGGTCCGGCTCCGCCGATCCCGGCGCCGGTGACGTGGTCACCATCAGGATCCGGCAGGAGAGTGACGGCAATCATTTCGATTACTACATCAACGGCAGTTATTCCGCCACCGCGCATGATCCCGCCAAGCATTTTCCCACCTCCGAGCGCTGGTACGTGGGCTTTTTTCTGCGCGGCGAAGAAATGAAGAACGAAGTCGATGATTTCCAGATCACCTATGTGCGCAAACCCGGCGGTGCTTCTGCGCCCGCGAGTTTGGCCGGCGGCAGCGCCACACCACCGCAACAGTTTTTCCTCTCACCCAACTATCCCAATCCATTCCATCAAGACACCCGCCTGTGGTTGCAAGTGCCGGAGCCGGGCCGTGCGCAAGCCGTGATCTACAACCTGCAAGGCCAGGAGATGTTGCGGCTGTTCGAAGGCCAACTGGCGGGCGGCACACATCTGCTGCACTGGAACGGCGCCACTGCCGGCGGCAGCCAGGCGCGCAACGGCGTCTATTTCCTGCGCATTCTTTTCGAGGGCGAGAACGGCAGCCGCGAGCTTTCCACGCGCAGGCTGTTGCTGGCGAGATGAAAGCAGTGAGTAGAGGGCTTGCGGAAACGCAAAGACGCCAAGCCTGAGCAGCAACTCAAGCTTGGCGTCCTTTACGCCTTGGCGGTCGGGAGGCGGTGGTGGCCTCTGCCCCGTCACTTCCTCAGGAAGCCGGGCTAGAGGTGGCCGGTCAGCAAATTGCTCCAAGCCTCGCGGGTGAGATAGTCGTTGAGCAGAAATACGAACAGGATGATCAACCAGACGAAGCCGGCGCCGGCAAACACCCAGGTGAGCTTGCCGCTGTAGCGCACGTGCATGAAGTAGAGCACCACCAGCGTGGCTTTGGCGACGGCGATGGTCATCGCGATCAGGTTGTTGAACGGCCCGAGATCGATGAAGGCCACGATCACGGTCACGGCCGTCAGGACGAGCAACGCCGCGATGATGGTATAGTAAACGCGCTTGGGAACGAGATGGGGACCCATCAGTGACGACCTATGAGATAAAGTAACGGGAACAGAAAAATCCAGACGATGTCAACGAAGTGCCAGTACAGCCCGAAAATTTCAATGGGCGAATTGTATTCGCGGGAATAGCGGCCCTGCCGCGCTTGGTAAATGAGGAAGAACAGGATGCCGATGCCGATCACCATGTGCAGCGCGTGCATGCCGGTCATCGCAAAATACAGCGCGAAGAAAATCTGCATCTGCGGCGGGTGCGCTTCCGCGGGGTGGAACATCGGGCCGGGAATGAGATGCTCGTGATACTTGTGCGTGTACTCGACTGCTTTGATTCCCAAAAAGGCCGCGCCCAGCACGATGGTGAGAAACAAAAACAGAATCAACTGCTGGCGCTTGCTCTGCTGGCCGTAGAACACCGCCAGCGCCATGGTCAGGCTGCTGCAGATCAGAATGGCGGTGTTGACGCCGCCCAGCGTGATGTCGAGATAATGGCTGCCCTGGATGAAGGCCTCGGGATAGCTCATGCGGTACACCAGGTAGGCGGCAAACAAACCGCCGAAAAACAGAATTTCCTGCACCAAGAAAGCCCACATGCCCAGCCCGGCGGCTTCGAACTGCTGGTCCAGGTCTTCGAAGTGGTGGGCGAGCGCGGGATGATGCTCAGACAAGGGTCGCCTCCTCTGCTTTGGCGTGTTCCTTGGCGTATTTGGCGTAGTCGTAGGCGTCGTCGGTCACGACCGGCGTTTTGTCGAAATTGTGCGTGGGCGGCGGCGAGGTGGTTTGCCACTCCAGGCCGGTGGCGCTCCACGGGTTGGCGCTGGCACGCGGGCCGCTCTTGAGCGACCAGATGAAGTAGATGAGCGGAATCAAGTAGCCCACGCCCAGAATCGTTGCGCCCGCGGTGGACAACACGTTCAACACCTGGAACTCTTCGGGATACACGTGGTAGCGCCGCGGCATGCCGAGATAGCCGAGCACAAACTGCGGGAAAAAGGTCAGATTGAAACCGACAAACACCACCAGCGCGGCAAAACGCGCCCAGCCTTCGGGATAGAGCCGGCCGGTGATCTTCGGCCACCAAAAGTGCAGGCCGCCGAGATACGCCATGATCGTGCCGCCCACCATGATGTAATGGAAATGGGCGACGATGAAGTAGGTGTCGTGCACGTGCACGTCGACCGCCAGCGTCGACAAAAACATGCCGGTCAGGCCGCCGATGGTGAACAATCCGATGAATCCAATCGCATACAACATCGGCGCCTGATAGGACACCGAGCCTTTGTAAAGCGTCGCAGTCCAGTTGAACACCTTGATGGCCGAAGGAATGGCAACCAAAAAGCTCAGAAAGGAGAAGACCATGCCGGCATAGATGGACTGGCCGGTCGTGAACATGTGATGGCCCCACACCAGAAAACTGATCACCGCAATGGCCAGACTGGAGAAGGCGACGAATTCGTAGCCAAAAATCTTCTTGCGCGAGAAGCAGGTGACAAGCTCGCTCATCACGCCCATGGCGGGCAGCACCATGATGTAGACCGCCGGGTGTGAGTAGAACCAAAACAAATGCTGAAACAGCAGGGGATCGCCGCCGACCGCCGGATCAAAGATGCCGATGTGAAACAAGCGTTCCAGGCCGACCAGCACGATGGTGATGGCCACCACCGGCGTGCCCAGCACTTGGATGAGGCTGGTGGCATAATGCGCCCAGATGAACAGGGGCATGCGGAACCAAGTCATGCCGGGCGCGCGCATTTTGTGAATGGTGACGATGAAGTTCAGGCCGGTCAAAATCGAGGAGAAGCCGGTGATAAAGATACCGACCGCCGCCAGAATGACGTTGGTGTTGGAATACGTGCTGCTGTAGGGCGTGTAAAACGTCCAGCCGGTGTCCACCCCGCCGAAGAGCACGGCGGCAAAAGTGAACAAGCCGCCGATCATGTAAATGTACCAGCTCAGCAGGTTGAGGCGCGGGAAGGCCAGATCTTTGGCGCCAATCATCAGCGGCACCAAAAAGTTGCCGAGGATGGCCGGGATCGCCGGGATCAGGAAGAAGAACACCATCATGATGCCGTGCATCGTGAACATCTTGTTGTAGGTCTCCGACTGCATCAAGTCGGCGGCCGGCGTCATCAGCTCCAGGCGCACAAACACGGCGAACAGTCCGCCAATCAAAAAGAACAAGGTCACCGTGATCAAATAGAGAATCGCGATGCGCTTGTGGTCGATGGTGAGCAGCCATGATTTCGCACTGAAGCCGGCATTCAAATAGTGCTTCTTCGGAACCTCGTGCGGATCGGCGATTTGATGTTCATAAGGTCGGAAAACAGCAGTAGCCATTGTTCTTCTTCTCTCACATTGATGAGGCCAGGGTGGCAGCGGGCCGGCGCAGAAGCGCGCTGGGCATCTGCGGCCGCCCGCG of bacterium contains these proteins:
- a CDS encoding T9SS type A sorting domain-containing protein; the encoded protein is MNLRDINWRRAALLAVVVLLNPGRAALAPAQSNNPTASQLLGTFEWRSDPAGGANRFDEAIIAFTVRELPDGRLQVSARVDMGEGKAGDDYLINPYLRLHFDKQYLLRGTVGGKRAEPSPARLAPFATELVFAKPQGPVEGWHAGYESYVDGSHVRDTGKGEEESEGLFDAVAPAISAVRLLNASQTAATLRWETDEPAFAQVEFGPTAGYGSASAATTEPATTHTVQLANLLPNTLYHYRAQVWDAAGNTAVSPDFTFTSALNAPDTLTAYDDFERTDLGPDWTREPQYWTITDGELDHTPEAWKSWRYLTVYNAVSNGDGREIIEVSYRWGKNVTALGVREGALALMVDEDSPHANGYWIWHRYSQVWLWTINNGEYVGGLDLGRWSGSADPGAGDVVTIRIRQESDGNHFDYYINGSYSATAHDPAKHFPTSERWYVGFFLRGEEMKNEVDDFQITYVRKPGGASAPASLAGGSATPPQQFFLSPNYPNPFHQDTRLWLQVPEPGRAQAVIYNLQGQEMLRLFEGQLAGGTHLLHWNGATAGGSQARNGVYFLRILFEGENGSRELSTRRLLLAR
- a CDS encoding cytochrome C oxidase subunit IV family protein codes for the protein MGPHLVPKRVYYTIIAALLVLTAVTVIVAFIDLGPFNNLIAMTIAVAKATLVVLYFMHVRYSGKLTWVFAGAGFVWLIILFVFLLNDYLTREAWSNLLTGHL
- a CDS encoding cytochrome c oxidase subunit 3 family protein, which gives rise to MSEHHPALAHHFEDLDQQFEAAGLGMWAFLVQEILFFGGLFAAYLVYRMSYPEAFIQGSHYLDITLGGVNTAILICSSLTMALAVFYGQQSKRQQLILFLFLTIVLGAAFLGIKAVEYTHKYHEHLIPGPMFHPAEAHPPQMQIFFALYFAMTGMHALHMVIGIGILFFLIYQARQGRYSREYNSPIEIFGLYWHFVDIVWIFLFPLLYLIGRH
- the ctaD gene encoding cytochrome c oxidase subunit I produces the protein MATAVFRPYEHQIADPHEVPKKHYLNAGFSAKSWLLTIDHKRIAILYLITVTLFFLIGGLFAVFVRLELMTPAADLMQSETYNKMFTMHGIMMVFFFLIPAIPAILGNFLVPLMIGAKDLAFPRLNLLSWYIYMIGGLFTFAAVLFGGVDTGWTFYTPYSSTYSNTNVILAAVGIFITGFSSILTGLNFIVTIHKMRAPGMTWFRMPLFIWAHYATSLIQVLGTPVVAITIVLVGLERLFHIGIFDPAVGGDPLLFQHLFWFYSHPAVYIMVLPAMGVMSELVTCFSRKKIFGYEFVAFSSLAIAVISFLVWGHHMFTTGQSIYAGMVFSFLSFLVAIPSAIKVFNWTATLYKGSVSYQAPMLYAIGFIGLFTIGGLTGMFLSTLAVDVHVHDTYFIVAHFHYIMVGGTIMAYLGGLHFWWPKITGRLYPEGWARFAALVVFVGFNLTFFPQFVLGYLGMPRRYHVYPEEFQVLNVLSTAGATILGVGYLIPLIYFIWSLKSGPRASANPWSATGLEWQTTSPPPTHNFDKTPVVTDDAYDYAKYAKEHAKAEEATLV